From Gracilimonas sp.:
CTACGATCAATATACGGCAGAGGTGCCCGGCTGACCAAATCTGTTTTACTTTTGCTATGCAATGTTTTCTTATAGGTAAGTAATAACAGGTAATAATATATTTATGATGAATGAAATGTGGGTAATATGATGCTCTTTATATAGATTTCGGCAGATGATTTTAATCCGAACTCGCTATCTTGTTCTTTACTACTTTTTCGGGATATGCAGAACGCATTAAAGGTATGAGCTGTTAACACATTGAACTACGGATAAAGAAAAGATTAAATCGGAGCTACAGATTATGGAATACAGGTTTTTAGGAAGGTCAGGACTTAAAGTATCAGCGCTGTCATTTGGATCGTGGGTTACTTTTGGCGAGCAGGTGGACACGGATCTCGCCTACAATCAAATGAAAGCGGCTTATGATGCCGGCGTGAATTTCTTTGATAATGCCGAAGGTTATGAGATGGGTAAATCGGAAGAAATTATGGGACAGGTAATTAAGAAGGCCGAATGGAAGCGTTCAGACCTCGTTTTATCAACAAAAATATTCTGGGGTGGTGAAGGTGTAAATGATCAGGGGCTTTCGTTTAAGCATATTAAGGAGGGTACGGAAGCAGCATTGCAAAGAATGCAGACAGAGTATGTGGATCTCCTATTCTGCCACCGTCCGGATATATATACTCCTATAGAAGAGACCGTATGGGGTATGAACCAAATGATCAATGAAGGCAAGGCTTTATACTGGGGAACCAGTGAGTGGAGTGCTGATCAAATCCGCAAAGCTTATGATTTTGCCCGGGAGAATCATTTACGTCCACCACTGATGGAGCAACCGGAATACAATATGTTTAGACGAAATAAGGTGGAAAAAGAGTTTTCCGCCCTGTATGAAGATATCGGCTTGGGAACCACCATTTGGAGTCCGCTTGCCAGCGGTTTGCTCACCGGAAAGTATAATGATGGAATCCCTGAAGGTTCCCGGCTGGACCTGGAGAAATACAGCTGGCTCCGAAAAAAGCTGCTTGAAAGCGAAGAGGGAAAAGCCAAGCTTAGAAAAGTGGCAAATCTTGCAGCTATATCTGATGAAATAGGCGTTCCGATGCCACAGCTTGCACTGGCTTGGTGCCTGAACAATGAGAATGTCAGCACCGTAATTACCGGGGCTTCCAATGTGGAACAGGTAGAGCAAAATATGAAAACCATGGACATCCTCGATAAGGTAGATGAGGAAGTGATGGCCAAGATTGAGGAAATCCTGGACAACAAGCCCAAGGAAGACATCGACTGGAGACGGAATTAGATTAACTTTAATCACGTAATACCTCCGGATGAAAGATGAAGAACTGATTCGCCACTGTCTGCGACTGGCTCAGGAAGCCAAAGATCTTGGCGATGGTGCCTATGGAGCGCTGATTACTGATGAGACCGGTAACATCATTGC
This genomic window contains:
- a CDS encoding aldo/keto reductase is translated as MEYRFLGRSGLKVSALSFGSWVTFGEQVDTDLAYNQMKAAYDAGVNFFDNAEGYEMGKSEEIMGQVIKKAEWKRSDLVLSTKIFWGGEGVNDQGLSFKHIKEGTEAALQRMQTEYVDLLFCHRPDIYTPIEETVWGMNQMINEGKALYWGTSEWSADQIRKAYDFARENHLRPPLMEQPEYNMFRRNKVEKEFSALYEDIGLGTTIWSPLASGLLTGKYNDGIPEGSRLDLEKYSWLRKKLLESEEGKAKLRKVANLAAISDEIGVPMPQLALAWCLNNENVSTVITGASNVEQVEQNMKTMDILDKVDEEVMAKIEEILDNKPKEDIDWRRN